In Erpetoichthys calabaricus chromosome 4, fErpCal1.3, whole genome shotgun sequence, one genomic interval encodes:
- the LOC114651012 gene encoding olfactory receptor 4Q2-like, with product MTYTVVSNTSLLYLEGFSFRADIVVPLFLFFLTIYFGIVIGNTAVMRVIIVNRNLHEPMYILLCNMSVCDLIGSTALLPRLMADLFEEVKPISFEPCVIQAFCIHFYGTASQLILTVMAYDRYIAICDPLRYTSILTGTALIKLCSFAWGGAFILITILIGLTARLPRCGTKIFLIFCNNPSLFSLSCVDTTLNNIYGLFIAYLLSSLSFATIVWTYSKILYTCLIKSDNRTKRKAIHTCATHLTVYIFYEVIVLFTIISQRYPSANADVRCAIGILIMIIPPLLNPIIYGINTKEIRRNIFRIVSHKIL from the coding sequence ATGACGTACACTGTTGTCAGCAATACTTCTCTTTTATACTTGGAAGGTTTCAGTTTTCGTGCTGATATTGTTGTtcctctgtttcttttctttctcactATATATTTTGGTATTGTTATTGGGAATACTGCAGTAATGCGCGTGATTATTGTCAATCGAAATCTGCACGAGCCAATGTATATATTATTGTGTAACATGTCTGTTTGTGATTTAATTGGAAGCACAGCTTTACTGCCTAGACTGATGGCAGATTTATTCGAGGAAGTGAAGCCAATTTCCTTCGAACCCTGCGTTATCCAAGCGTTTTGCATCCATTTCTATGGTACAGCTTCTCAGTTAATATTGACCGTGATGGCCTACGACAGGTACATTGCTATCTGTGACCCACTGCGGTACACCTCGATCCTGACTGGGACAGCGCTAATCAAACTGTGCAGCTTTGCCTGGGGAGGTGCGTTCATTCTAATTACCATTCTGATCGGACTAACTGCTAGGCTTCCGAGATGCGGCACAAAGATAttcttaatattttgtaataacccTTCACTGTTTTCTCTGTCTTGTGTAGAcacaactttaaataatatttacgGGTTATTTATAGCTTACCTTCTCAGTAGCCTCTCGTTTGCGACCATCGTTTGGACGTACAGTAAAATTCTCTATACATGTTTGATTAAAAGTGACAACCGCACCAAGCGAAAAGCCATTCACACCTGTGCAACACATTtaacagtttatattttttacGAAGTAATCGTATTATTTACTATAATTTCTCAACGATATCCGTCTGCAAATGCCGATGTCCGGTGCGCAATAggaatattaataatgataataccaCCGCTActaaatccaattatttatggaaTTAATACAAAAGAAATCCGAAGAAATATTTTTCGTATTGTCTcacataaaatattataa